A genomic stretch from Caloranaerobacter sp. TR13 includes:
- a CDS encoding PLP-dependent aminotransferase family protein: MALNYAKRMENIKASEIRELLKLTEKPEIISFAGGLPAPELFPVEEMKEITREVLEEEGEKVLQYGTTEGYTPLRKKIAERMAKVGVNVTYENILITSGSQQGLDFTGKIFLDPDDVVICESPSYLGAINAFKAYQCKFAEVPTDDDGMIIEELEKILEKTERAKFIYVIPDFQNPSGRTWSIERRKRLIEVANKYNLPIIEDNPYGELRFEGERPPAIKHFDTEGRVIFLGTFSKTFCPGLRLGWTCADTEVLQKYILVKQGADLQTSTIAQRELNKFLEKYDLDEYINKIKEVYKRRRDLMLNTMKEEFPEGIKYTYPEGGLFTWVELPEHINTRELLEKAVEKNVAFVPGGSFFPNGGHENTMRLNYSNMDEERIVIGIKRLAEAIKEML; encoded by the coding sequence ATGGCATTGAATTATGCAAAGCGCATGGAAAATATTAAAGCTTCTGAGATACGTGAACTATTAAAGCTTACAGAGAAACCAGAAATTATTTCATTTGCGGGTGGATTACCTGCACCAGAATTGTTTCCTGTTGAAGAAATGAAGGAAATAACGAGAGAAGTTTTAGAAGAAGAAGGAGAAAAAGTATTACAGTACGGAACAACGGAAGGATATACTCCTCTTAGAAAGAAAATAGCAGAAAGAATGGCTAAAGTAGGTGTTAACGTAACTTATGAAAATATTCTTATAACTAGTGGTTCGCAACAAGGTCTTGATTTTACAGGAAAGATATTTTTAGACCCTGATGATGTAGTAATTTGTGAGAGTCCAAGTTATCTTGGAGCAATAAATGCTTTTAAAGCTTATCAGTGCAAATTTGCAGAAGTACCTACTGATGATGATGGTATGATAATAGAAGAATTAGAGAAGATTTTAGAAAAAACAGAAAGAGCAAAATTCATATATGTAATTCCTGATTTCCAAAACCCATCAGGAAGAACTTGGTCTATAGAAAGAAGAAAGAGACTAATTGAAGTTGCAAATAAATACAATTTACCTATTATAGAAGATAATCCTTATGGTGAGTTAAGATTTGAAGGAGAAAGACCACCAGCAATTAAACATTTTGATACAGAAGGAAGAGTTATATTCTTAGGTACATTCTCTAAGACTTTCTGTCCTGGATTAAGATTAGGTTGGACTTGTGCTGATACTGAAGTTTTGCAAAAATATATTTTAGTTAAACAAGGTGCAGACCTGCAAACTAGTACTATAGCTCAAAGAGAGTTAAATAAGTTTTTAGAAAAATATGATTTAGATGAGTACATTAATAAGATTAAAGAAGTATATAAGAGAAGAAGAGATTTAATGCTAAATACTATGAAAGAAGAATTCCCTGAAGGAATTAAATATACTTATCCAGAGGGTGGATTATTTACTTGGGTTGAATTACCAGAGCACATTAATACTAGAGAACTTTTAGAAAAAGCTGTTGAAAAGAATGTTGCATTTGTACCAGGTGGTTCATTCTTCCCTAACGGTGGTCATGAAAATACAATGAGACTTAATTATTCAAATATGGATGAAGAAAGAATAGTAATAGGAATTAAGAGATTGGCAGAGGCGATAAAGGAAATGCTTTAA
- a CDS encoding DUF951 domain-containing protein — translation MPMKLNVGDIVQLKKVHPCGGDKWEIMRTGIDFRIKCLECNRQIWLPRKKLEKRIKKIISQVEQNNE, via the coding sequence ATGCCTATGAAGCTTAATGTAGGAGATATTGTACAATTGAAAAAAGTACATCCTTGTGGAGGAGATAAATGGGAAATTATGAGGACGGGAATAGATTTTAGAATTAAATGCCTTGAATGTAATAGGCAGATATGGCTACCAAGAAAAAAATTAGAAAAGAGAATTAAGAAAATTATTAGTCAAGTTGAACAAAATAATGAGTAG
- a CDS encoding DUF3343 domain-containing protein, producing the protein MIKEEFCVAVFNSTNHAIQGERILKDRNIKIKVIPTPREITASCGLSIRFDKNFLEEVLSCIQSTSLNIKGIYEIMRENGKRIVSKVY; encoded by the coding sequence ATGATCAAAGAAGAATTTTGTGTTGCAGTATTTAATTCAACTAATCATGCAATACAGGGAGAAAGAATTTTAAAAGATAGAAATATAAAAATTAAAGTTATACCAACTCCTAGAGAGATAACTGCAAGCTGTGGTTTATCTATCAGGTTTGATAAAAATTTTTTAGAAGAAGTATTGTCATGTATTCAAAGTACATCACTTAATATAAAGGGAATATATGAAATTATGAGAGAAAACGGCAAAAGGATAGTAAGTAAGGTATATTAA
- the yedF gene encoding sulfurtransferase-like selenium metabolism protein YedF: MKKEVDARGKACPKPVIMTKKALDEIESGVVITIVDNEIAKENVSKLVKSMNYNFKVEKTKDNDFIIHITKGEAVEAKRNTCQPNIFKDMTVVFSSDKMGKGSDELGKILMKGFIYTLTESIPYPSTLLFLNSGVKLTTEGSEVIDDLKKLEEQGVEILSCGTCLDYYDLKDKLKVGEVTNMYTILENMKNAANTIVL; this comes from the coding sequence ATGAAAAAGGAAGTTGATGCAAGAGGTAAGGCTTGTCCTAAGCCTGTAATAATGACTAAAAAAGCATTAGACGAGATAGAATCCGGAGTTGTTATTACTATTGTAGATAATGAGATTGCTAAAGAAAATGTATCTAAACTTGTTAAGAGTATGAACTATAATTTTAAAGTAGAGAAGACTAAAGATAATGATTTTATAATTCATATTACTAAGGGAGAAGCTGTAGAAGCTAAAAGAAATACTTGTCAGCCAAATATATTTAAAGATATGACTGTAGTTTTTAGTTCTGATAAAATGGGTAAAGGTTCTGATGAATTAGGCAAAATATTGATGAAAGGATTTATATATACATTGACTGAATCGATTCCATATCCATCGACTTTACTTTTCTTAAATAGTGGAGTAAAATTAACTACTGAGGGGTCAGAAGTAATAGATGATTTAAAGAAATTGGAGGAGCAGGGAGTAGAGATATTATCTTGTGGAACTTGTTTAGATTATTATGATTTGAAGGATAAGTTAAAAGTAGGGGAAGTTACAAATATGTATACTATATTGGAAAACATGAAGAATGCAGCAAATACTATAGTACTATAG
- a CDS encoding MFS transporter encodes MYKKLVSIFSQYSGLSKSAYVIFFARIITNMGAFIWPLLTLILSRKIGYSASTIAIISLSIGILYLPATVLGGKLADKYDRKKIIIIFDFLSVVFFISCAFIEPSNLMTVLFVLAGLFANMEGPAFEALIADATKPQEREKVYSLSYLGHNLGFIIGAAVGGLLFEKYLSLAFIIDGLTTLSSTILIILFVNVLKTDDLKDNEKNEYEDHAGDDVSSFDILKERKSILIQLLVFMLAAFIYDQWSFTLPLYMETIFLDKGAQYFGLLASFNGLIVILFTPVMTRLLEKLNELPKIIIGLLLYSLSFLIIRNAVVYWVFFVMMFAFTIGEIINMLGSSPYISRRVPASHRGRINSYRNIGYFIGGIGGRVIMGWLIDTFSYATAFTVLGGIGVVSATIVYFNYKLDKKIFPKLYGGKIASEK; translated from the coding sequence ATGTATAAAAAATTAGTAAGTATATTTTCACAATATAGTGGATTATCAAAGTCTGCATATGTAATTTTTTTCGCAAGAATAATTACGAATATGGGCGCATTTATATGGCCCCTACTTACACTTATACTAAGCCGTAAGATAGGTTATTCAGCATCTACAATAGCTATAATATCGTTAAGTATAGGAATACTATATTTACCTGCAACTGTATTAGGTGGTAAGTTAGCTGACAAGTATGACCGTAAGAAAATAATTATAATATTTGATTTTTTAAGTGTTGTATTCTTTATATCTTGTGCATTCATAGAACCAAGTAACTTAATGACAGTACTATTTGTGCTTGCAGGATTATTTGCAAATATGGAGGGTCCTGCTTTTGAAGCATTAATTGCTGATGCTACAAAACCACAAGAAAGAGAAAAGGTATACTCATTATCATATCTTGGGCATAACTTAGGTTTTATTATAGGAGCTGCTGTAGGAGGATTACTATTTGAAAAGTATTTAAGTTTAGCATTTATAATTGATGGATTAACAACATTATCTTCAACTATATTAATTATTTTGTTTGTAAATGTTCTGAAAACTGATGATTTAAAAGATAATGAGAAAAATGAATATGAAGACCATGCTGGTGATGATGTTTCATCCTTTGATATTTTAAAAGAACGCAAATCAATATTAATTCAGTTACTTGTTTTTATGCTCGCAGCATTTATCTATGATCAATGGTCATTTACATTACCTCTTTATATGGAAACTATATTCTTAGATAAAGGAGCTCAATACTTTGGCTTACTAGCAAGTTTTAATGGATTAATAGTTATTTTATTCACACCAGTAATGACTCGATTATTAGAAAAATTAAATGAGCTGCCAAAGATTATTATTGGATTACTTCTTTATTCATTAAGTTTCTTAATAATTAGAAATGCAGTAGTGTATTGGGTGTTTTTTGTAATGATGTTTGCATTTACTATAGGAGAAATAATTAATATGTTAGGATCCTCGCCATATATAAGTAGAAGAGTTCCAGCTTCACATCGTGGAAGAATCAATAGTTATCGTAACATTGGATATTTCATAGGTGGAATTGGAGGACGTGTTATTATGGGTTGGTTAATAGATACATTTTCATATGCAACTGCTTTCACAGTCTTAGGAGGAATAGGTGTAGTTAGTGCTACAATAGTTTATTTTAATTATAAACTTGATAAAAAAATATTCCCAAAACTTTATGGAGGAAAAATTGCATCAGAAAAATAA
- a CDS encoding DUF2089 domain-containing protein encodes MKKEVIGKCPVCSNELNVTKLHCDYCNTTIESKFSLCKFCKLNDEQKYFVEVFIKNRGNIKEIEKELGISYPTVRNKLENVIEALGYSPKYTPKIDRKEILAKLSTGEITAEEAVKLLKE; translated from the coding sequence ATGAAAAAAGAAGTAATCGGAAAATGTCCCGTTTGTAGCAATGAACTTAACGTAACAAAACTCCATTGCGATTACTGTAATACAACTATAGAAAGTAAATTTTCTTTATGTAAATTTTGTAAGTTAAATGATGAACAAAAGTATTTTGTTGAAGTTTTTATTAAGAACAGAGGAAATATTAAAGAAATCGAAAAAGAATTAGGAATATCGTACCCAACAGTAAGAAATAAACTTGAAAACGTTATAGAAGCTTTAGGATATAGTCCAAAATATACTCCAAAAATTGATAGAAAAGAAATTCTAGCTAAACTTAGTACAGGAGAAATAACTGCCGAAGAAGCTGTAAAACTGCTAAAGGAATAA
- a CDS encoding SHOCT-like domain-containing protein, giving the protein MSNFKEEKLQILKMIEEGKITHEEGLELLNAIEEKDKEFNTSNAKWIKIRVYDPDDKTKVNVNIPIALVDVGLKFATKFSPELKNSDLENINLEEIIQIIKSGAQGKIVDVTNESNGEKVEIYVE; this is encoded by the coding sequence ATGTCAAATTTTAAAGAAGAGAAATTACAAATCCTTAAAATGATTGAAGAAGGGAAAATAACACATGAAGAAGGATTAGAATTGTTAAACGCAATAGAAGAAAAAGATAAAGAATTTAACACATCTAACGCAAAATGGATAAAAATAAGAGTATATGACCCAGATGATAAAACTAAGGTTAATGTAAATATACCTATCGCTTTAGTTGATGTAGGTCTAAAATTTGCAACAAAATTTTCACCCGAACTTAAAAATTCAGACCTAGAAAACATCAATTTAGAAGAAATTATACAAATAATTAAAAGTGGAGCGCAAGGAAAAATAGTAGATGTAACAAATGAAAGTAATGGAGAAAAAGTTGAAATTTACGTAGAATAA
- a CDS encoding CvpA family protein, with protein MNWVDYVVIVILLVNGLGGLSKGLIITLFNLVGFILSLYIAKLYYPVLANFIKNNPNFIYTIKKYVTTRVEIIINKIGNSGSIGDFFEILKLPNKLGEKMINDPNVNSYMNNTINTAGDMISTKLTGLFVDIISIIIVFLVAKFILYVVVSILDNIAQLPVLRQINKSAGLIFGLIKGIFIIYILFAIITPVVTMFPDGAIAKGIYDSTIGYYLYSNNLIINYLKGYGLFK; from the coding sequence ATGAATTGGGTAGATTATGTTGTCATTGTTATACTTTTAGTAAATGGGCTAGGAGGATTAAGTAAAGGTCTTATAATAACATTGTTTAACTTGGTTGGGTTTATTTTATCCTTATACATAGCTAAATTATATTATCCTGTACTTGCGAATTTTATAAAAAATAATCCAAATTTTATTTATACTATAAAAAAATATGTTACAACGAGAGTAGAAATTATAATAAATAAGATAGGGAATTCTGGTAGTATAGGTGATTTTTTTGAAATACTTAAATTACCAAATAAATTAGGTGAAAAAATGATAAATGATCCGAATGTTAATTCCTATATGAACAATACAATAAATACAGCTGGAGATATGATATCTACTAAATTGACAGGACTTTTTGTAGATATAATAAGTATAATAATAGTTTTTCTGGTTGCTAAATTCATATTATATGTAGTAGTTAGTATTCTTGACAATATAGCACAATTACCAGTTTTAAGGCAAATAAACAAATCAGCAGGGTTAATTTTTGGCCTTATAAAAGGAATTTTTATAATATACATTTTGTTTGCTATTATTACTCCTGTTGTTACAATGTTTCCAGATGGAGCTATAGCAAAAGGTATTTATGATTCAACTATAGGATACTATTTGTATAGCAATAATTTAATAATCAATTATCTTAAAGGATATGGATTATTTAAATAA
- a CDS encoding DUF5711 family protein, which yields MRGSRSKRHNKRLQFFILLFFLLILIASSRMFNIGKLLNNSEKTLQSISNINVDMNKYSGVKIYDDKILIANSNKIISLYYNGSIAWKKDIRTVNPIIRFGKQNIYILDTLNGQVTALNLKGEEIWRYDFKKSIKDIVEKKDCLIIFTKAGESKDQINIFDLKGDLVGNIILEQGVALDCDISNDKKKVLINALDLSDEKIKSKVALYSINGYEIWGQNIENDIIAKINFIGDKILSVTQSDIRLLNSKQKLLWDRNINGEILDLMIDTNNKQIILLYAGDKRYLETVSINGRTKMKKEVDKSVKKIYTKDGSIYLVGEKKIYGISKDVFLNYNTSEKIKTIGILRDKLIVITNKNIKIMKLVSLKSN from the coding sequence TTGAGAGGTAGTAGATCAAAGAGACATAATAAAAGATTGCAATTCTTTATATTGTTATTTTTCTTACTTATACTAATTGCTTCTAGCAGGATGTTTAATATAGGTAAATTATTAAATAATAGTGAAAAAACTTTACAGAGCATATCTAACATAAATGTAGATATGAATAAATATTCTGGAGTTAAAATTTATGACGATAAAATTTTGATTGCAAATTCAAATAAAATTATTTCATTATATTATAACGGGAGTATAGCATGGAAAAAAGATATAAGGACTGTAAATCCAATTATACGATTTGGTAAGCAAAATATATATATATTAGACACTCTAAATGGACAAGTTACTGCTTTAAATTTAAAGGGTGAGGAAATTTGGCGTTATGATTTTAAAAAATCGATTAAAGATATTGTTGAAAAGAAAGATTGTTTGATAATATTTACAAAGGCTGGAGAAAGTAAGGATCAAATAAATATATTTGATTTAAAAGGAGATTTAGTTGGAAATATTATCTTGGAGCAAGGGGTAGCTTTAGATTGTGATATTTCAAATGATAAGAAGAAAGTACTTATTAATGCTTTAGATTTAAGTGATGAAAAGATAAAAAGTAAAGTAGCATTATATTCTATAAATGGTTATGAGATTTGGGGGCAAAATATTGAAAATGATATAATTGCTAAAATTAATTTTATTGGAGATAAAATACTATCAGTTACGCAAAGCGACATTAGGCTATTAAACAGTAAGCAAAAGCTGCTTTGGGATAGAAATATTAATGGAGAAATATTAGACTTGATGATTGATACTAATAATAAGCAAATTATTTTGCTATATGCTGGAGATAAAAGATACTTAGAGACTGTTAGTATAAACGGTAGGACTAAAATGAAAAAAGAAGTTGATAAAAGTGTTAAAAAGATATACACAAAAGATGGCAGTATTTATTTAGTCGGTGAAAAAAAGATATATGGAATAAGTAAAGATGTATTTTTAAACTATAATACTAGCGAAAAGATAAAAACGATAGGTATTTTAAGAGATAAATTAATTGTTATTACGAATAAAAACATAAAAATTATGAAGCTAGTTAGTTTGAAGAGTAATTAG
- a CDS encoding NADH-dependent [FeFe] hydrogenase, group A6 — translation MTKAKIFIDGKEIIVEEGTTILEAAKKININIPTLCYHPDQKIKGICRICIVEIEGQKSFSASCCTPVRDGMKIRTNTRRVREARKSIMELILARHDSDCLTCVRNGNCELQKLSEELNIKEIKYDRIAENLPLDESNPSIVRNSNKCIKCGRCIEVCHDVQGVGAIDAINRSSDLKILPGLYEKLSDVACVYCGQCINVCPVGAIYEKDDIERVWNVLEDKSKHVVVQMAPAVRVSLGEIFGFKPGSIVTGKIVAFLKAIGFDRVFDTNFTADLTIVEEGNELLHRIKNGGKLPMITSCSPGWIRYIEFFYPELLGHVSTCKSPQQMFGALAKTYYAQKFGINPKDIVVVSIMPCTAKKAEIVREGMYSSGYQDVDIVLTTRELGKMIKESRIQLEDLEEVEFDKPFGIATGAGAIFGATGGVMEAALRTVYEKMTGKELEKVEFTALRGIDEYKEAKVQIDNVKVKVAVVNGLKNARMILDKIKEEKTDYHFIEVMCCPGGCIGGGGQPIPNTNEIKKKRIEAIYNVDISYAIRKSHLNPVVNVLYEEFLKEPLGHKSHQLLHTHYINRKN, via the coding sequence ATGACTAAAGCGAAAATTTTCATAGATGGCAAGGAAATAATAGTAGAAGAAGGTACAACAATACTTGAAGCTGCAAAAAAGATAAATATTAATATTCCTACTCTTTGCTATCATCCAGACCAAAAAATAAAGGGGATTTGCAGAATTTGTATAGTTGAAATTGAGGGCCAAAAGAGTTTTTCAGCTTCATGTTGTACACCAGTTAGAGATGGCATGAAAATAAGAACAAATACAAGAAGAGTTAGAGAAGCAAGAAAAAGTATAATGGAATTAATCTTAGCAAGACATGATAGTGATTGTTTGACATGTGTAAGAAATGGAAATTGTGAATTACAAAAACTAAGTGAAGAACTAAATATAAAAGAAATAAAATATGATAGGATAGCAGAAAATCTACCACTTGATGAATCTAATCCTTCAATAGTTAGAAATTCTAATAAATGTATTAAATGTGGAAGATGTATAGAAGTATGTCATGATGTACAGGGGGTTGGCGCAATAGATGCTATTAATAGAAGTAGTGACTTGAAAATTTTACCTGGATTATATGAAAAATTAAGTGATGTTGCATGTGTATATTGTGGCCAATGTATTAATGTTTGTCCAGTAGGTGCTATATATGAGAAAGACGATATTGAAAGAGTATGGAATGTATTAGAAGATAAAAGCAAACATGTAGTTGTGCAAATGGCACCTGCAGTTAGGGTATCATTAGGAGAAATATTTGGATTTAAGCCAGGTAGCATAGTTACAGGGAAAATAGTAGCTTTCTTAAAGGCTATAGGATTCGATAGAGTTTTTGATACAAACTTTACAGCTGACTTGACAATAGTAGAGGAAGGGAATGAACTACTCCATAGGATAAAAAATGGCGGCAAACTCCCTATGATAACATCGTGTAGTCCAGGTTGGATAAGGTATATAGAGTTTTTCTATCCTGAGTTATTAGGGCATGTTTCTACGTGCAAATCGCCACAGCAAATGTTCGGGGCTTTAGCTAAAACATATTATGCTCAGAAATTTGGAATAAATCCGAAAGATATAGTTGTAGTATCTATTATGCCATGTACTGCTAAAAAAGCAGAGATAGTTAGAGAAGGAATGTATAGTTCAGGCTATCAAGATGTGGATATTGTTTTAACAACTAGAGAATTAGGTAAAATGATTAAAGAATCAAGAATACAGCTAGAGGATTTAGAAGAGGTAGAATTTGATAAACCGTTTGGAATTGCAACAGGAGCAGGTGCTATATTTGGAGCTACCGGTGGGGTAATGGAGGCTGCGCTTAGAACAGTATATGAGAAGATGACAGGTAAAGAGCTAGAGAAAGTAGAATTTACTGCTTTAAGAGGTATAGATGAATATAAAGAAGCGAAAGTACAAATAGATAATGTAAAAGTAAAAGTAGCAGTAGTTAATGGTCTTAAAAACGCTAGAATGATTCTTGACAAGATTAAAGAAGAGAAAACAGACTATCATTTTATTGAAGTAATGTGTTGTCCTGGTGGTTGTATAGGTGGTGGTGGTCAGCCTATACCAAATACAAATGAGATTAAGAAGAAGAGAATAGAAGCTATATATAATGTGGATATTTCATATGCTATAAGAAAATCTCATTTAAACCCTGTGGTAAATGTACTTTATGAAGAATTTTTAAAAGAGCCTTTAGGGCATAAGTCTCATCAATTACTTCATACTCATTATATTAATAGAAAAAATTAA
- the nuoF gene encoding NADH-quinone oxidoreductase subunit NuoF, translated as MVNLISRLCGKLDPLSIGDYKENGGFKSLEKVLFKMKPIDVIDEIKKSNLKGRGGAAFPTGLKWQFVFMEESDEKYVICNADEGEPGTFKDKILLDGCPLQIIEGMIIAGYAVGAKKGFVYIRGEYPRSREILIEAVDRLRKEGYLGHNILGSDFSFDIEIRSGAGAYVCGEETALIESIEGSPGRSRFKPPYPPNKGLWGKPTLVNNVETLANIPVILEIGAENYKKYGTESSSGTKLISVSGSVVNKGVYEVEFGITLKEIIYDICGGLIKDRKLKFVQLGGSSGACIPAYMLDLRLDFDELRKHGIGLGSGAILVVDDNTCVVDFVKVTSQFFQHESCGKCTPCREGNYHVVRMLKKITEGKGNERDFELLKNISYVMEQCSLCGLGQAAPTALITTMKYFKEEYEEHLKGYCRAGKCTFKGGVLDD; from the coding sequence ATGGTAAATTTGATTTCTAGGTTATGTGGCAAACTAGACCCTTTATCAATAGGGGATTATAAAGAAAATGGCGGCTTTAAGAGTTTAGAAAAAGTTTTATTTAAAATGAAGCCAATAGATGTTATTGATGAGATAAAGAAGTCGAATTTGAAAGGAAGAGGTGGCGCTGCATTTCCAACAGGACTGAAATGGCAGTTTGTATTTATGGAAGAAAGTGATGAGAAATATGTGATATGTAATGCAGATGAAGGAGAACCAGGAACTTTTAAAGATAAGATATTATTAGATGGTTGTCCACTTCAGATAATAGAGGGTATGATTATAGCTGGTTACGCAGTAGGTGCTAAAAAAGGATTTGTTTATATAAGAGGTGAGTATCCAAGATCAAGAGAAATACTGATCGAAGCAGTTGATAGACTGAGAAAAGAAGGTTACCTAGGCCACAATATCTTGGGTAGTGATTTTAGTTTCGATATCGAAATCAGATCAGGAGCTGGAGCATATGTATGTGGTGAAGAAACTGCATTAATAGAGTCTATTGAAGGTAGTCCTGGAAGGTCTAGATTTAAACCTCCATATCCTCCTAATAAAGGTTTATGGGGAAAGCCAACTCTTGTAAATAATGTTGAAACGCTTGCTAATATTCCAGTTATTTTAGAAATAGGAGCTGAAAATTATAAAAAATATGGAACAGAATCAAGTAGTGGAACTAAGCTTATTTCTGTATCTGGCAGTGTAGTAAATAAGGGAGTTTACGAGGTAGAATTTGGCATTACTTTAAAAGAGATTATATATGATATTTGTGGTGGACTTATAAAGGATAGGAAGTTGAAATTTGTACAATTGGGTGGCTCTTCAGGTGCCTGTATACCTGCTTATATGTTAGATTTAAGACTTGATTTTGACGAATTGAGAAAACATGGTATAGGATTAGGATCTGGAGCAATCTTAGTTGTGGATGATAATACATGTGTAGTTGATTTTGTAAAGGTAACTTCTCAATTTTTCCAACATGAGTCATGTGGTAAATGTACACCATGTAGAGAAGGTAACTATCATGTAGTTAGGATGCTAAAAAAAATAACAGAAGGAAAAGGTAATGAAAGAGATTTCGAATTATTAAAAAATATTTCGTATGTTATGGAGCAGTGTTCGTTATGTGGATTAGGTCAAGCAGCTCCAACTGCTTTGATAACTACGATGAAATATTTTAAAGAAGAATATGAAGAGCATTTAAAAGGATATTGTAGAGCAGGTAAATGCACCTTTAAAGGAGGTGTTTTAGATGACTAA
- a CDS encoding NAD(P)H-dependent oxidoreductase subunit E produces the protein MNLQQMVLEIIEEQGNAKDKLIEILLEIQSRTEGNYVPKETLKIISESLDIPLSRVYGVATFYSMLSIKERGKYVIQVCNSAPCYISGSFDIVKVFEEVLGIKMGEVTQDGMFSLEYTSCIGACNLAPAVKINDKVYGNLDKSKIIQILDSLRKEGK, from the coding sequence ATGAATTTGCAGCAAATGGTATTAGAGATAATTGAGGAGCAAGGAAATGCAAAAGATAAGTTGATTGAGATACTACTTGAAATACAGTCAAGAACAGAAGGTAATTATGTACCGAAGGAAACTTTAAAAATAATCTCAGAATCGTTAGATATACCACTAAGTAGAGTTTATGGAGTAGCAACATTTTATTCAATGTTATCTATTAAAGAAAGGGGTAAGTATGTTATTCAGGTTTGTAATAGCGCACCATGTTATATTTCAGGTTCTTTTGATATTGTAAAAGTTTTTGAAGAAGTTTTAGGGATAAAAATGGGGGAAGTAACACAGGATGGGATGTTTTCATTAGAATATACAAGTTGTATAGGGGCGTGCAACTTAGCTCCAGCAGTAAAGATAAATGATAAAGTATATGGAAATTTAGATAAAAGTAAGATAATCCAAATATTAGATTCATTAAGAAAGGAGGGGAAGTAA
- a CDS encoding ferredoxin has protein sequence MRFNDFYQNLRKSAEEAIKNKRENGKIRAVLGYSICSVSVGANEVLRSMQEVLVEADIDNVILETTGCIGLCSKEPLLDIYMPNGERYTYQLVTPSKARAIVISHSLYGEPMEEWLLKM, from the coding sequence ATGAGGTTTAATGATTTCTATCAGAATTTAAGGAAATCAGCTGAGGAAGCTATAAAAAACAAGAGAGAAAATGGGAAAATAAGAGCCGTACTAGGATATTCAATATGCAGTGTAAGTGTTGGTGCTAATGAAGTACTAAGATCAATGCAGGAAGTTTTAGTTGAAGCAGATATTGACAATGTAATATTAGAAACTACTGGCTGTATAGGACTTTGCTCTAAGGAACCATTATTAGATATATATATGCCAAATGGTGAGAGATACACTTATCAATTAGTAACGCCTTCGAAAGCTAGAGCTATAGTTATTTCTCATTCTCTTTATGGAGAACCAATGGAAGAATGGTTACTAAAAATGTAA